From Cervus elaphus chromosome 33, mCerEla1.1, whole genome shotgun sequence, the proteins below share one genomic window:
- the LOC122688690 gene encoding thymosin beta-4-like, whose protein sequence is MSDKPNMAEVEKSDKLKLKKAEMQEKNPLPSKETTEQDE, encoded by the coding sequence ATGTCTGACAAACCCAATATGGCTGAGGTTGAGAAGTCTGACaaattgaaattgaagaaagcagaaatgcaagagaaaaaTCCCCTGCCTTCAAAAGAAACTACTGAACAAGATGAGTAA